One Lytechinus variegatus isolate NC3 chromosome 11, Lvar_3.0, whole genome shotgun sequence DNA segment encodes these proteins:
- the LOC121424025 gene encoding uncharacterized protein LOC121424025, with protein sequence MKSDMCCSANNFRCWEWGLDRRAERRGRPGCRPWLAFVAPTHLHLTFVLLFFVMSNSIDPVNACCVGDSGPLSDCSFTRVNSELRENVTCTLKDFRRRDSEGCTHNHWTEKNDEIPGNVHGLKVEYYLTQCNRSLREERGQKSDRCPSSCNANNGLSYIAINITFKLDYTSASKVEAIEIELRGLDGDSHGRKQWCVLYEYGRGNVQYDDATNRLFYYDGFIGLVPGFEYEVAVRGLPTADLDQRTWVKKKFRTRPCWSPFLTWHGTPFAANFTMILNNHADYKKDIDEYNVSLHTSSDQALSYEIIQNNQDKTEIVFECLEPGPYVIKIQARGTCKSCVPYKKSFNVSSEKPQVTVCPENITRYTEIRGNTSVTWPAPLAISPCEDLASINSSQSHHSGDIFEEGTTTEVRYEFWQYNQEERAVCSFYIKVLSDTEPPVVTCSNVTLPSESPNFFSGLVEGESYTYDDNNPDPDGVSYNFTKDMDLMEGVTGTIIPPGETHVTLVAKDTFGNTATCVFYVKNALAELPVNCPHLEDTAITDPGRNTYTFDPNIGESNITKSLPGYIYYGDKHRVALDMTLGGFPVGSNVPIGSHEMVVLIRDEVLTKTCRSICTVKERPKSNGSVPVPIIVGSVLGFALALLVFFIVNNCCQKVPGRSRLETCKERFRLVMAEKHEENETQFSRPQQDTGIDLQLIKDAPSVNSSSTNIKDLVMVWFKQHEDQTDSGCGTSLDPRAHENMQDDSNPLHGSEGKKMLKCEVHLDSGVDIDSSGNFRHDKGYGSVDGIREASAGTCSPLMNHQDAPL encoded by the exons ATGAAATCGGATATGTGCTGCTCAGCTAACAATTTCAGGTGCTGGGAGTGGGGTTTGGATCGGAGGGCAGAGAGGCGCGGGCGGCCGGGGTGTCGGCCATGGCTAGCATTTGTTGCTCCAACGCACCTGCATCTGACATTTGTACTGCTCTTCTTTGTAATGTCCAACTCAATAGACCCGGTAAACGCGTGTTGCGTCGGTGATTCAGGACCTTTATCAGACTGTTCGTTTACACGTGTAAACTCAGAATTAAGG GAGAATGTGACCTGTACTCTGAAAGATTTCAGAAGAC GTGACTCCGAAGGTTGTACTCACAATCATTGGACCGAGAAAAATGATGAGATACCGGGGAACGTCCATGGCCTGAAGGTCGAATACTATCTCACCCAGTGTAATCGGTCCCTACGAGAGGAGCGAGGCCAGAAGTCAGATCGTTGTCCGTCCAGCTGCAATGCCAACAATGGATTATCATACATTGCGATAAACATCACCTTCAAACTTGACTATACGT CTGCAAGCAAAGTAGAGGCTATTGAAATTGAACTGCGGGGACTGGATGGAGACTCCCATGGCAGAAAACAATGGTGCGTGCTTTACGAGTACGGGCGAGGAAACGTACAATACGACGACGCCACAAAT CGTTTGTTTTACTACGATGGCTTTATTGGGCTCGTTCCTGGATTCGAATATGAAGTCGCTGTACGAGGCTTACCAACAGCGGATTTGGATCAAAGGACGTGGGTCAAAAAGAAGTTCAGAACTCGACCGT GTTGGAGTCCTTTTCTTACATGGCACGGTACCCCATTTGCTGCCAACTTTACCATGATCTTGAATAACCATGCTGATTACAAGAAAGATATTGACGAATATAATGTTTCCCTCCACACATCATCAGATCAAGCTCTCTCCTATGAAATAATACAG AATAATCAGGATAAGACAGAAATTGTGTTTGAATGCCTGGAACCGGGACCATACGTCATAAAg ATCCAGGCCAGGGGGACGTGCAAGTCGTGTGTACCTtacaaaaaatcatttaatgtTAGCA GTGAGAAACCTCAAGTCACGGTATGTCCAGAAAATATAACGCGGTACACAGAAATTCGAGGTAACACAAGCGTTACATGGCCAGCCCCACTTGCCATTTCCCCTTGCGAAGATCTTGCCAGCATTAACAGCTCACAGTCACATCACTCTGGAGATATCTTCGAAGAGGGAACCACCACTGAAGTCCGGTATGAATTCTGGCAATACAACCAAGAAGAAAGAGCCGTTTGTTCCTTTTACATCAAAGTTTTAAGTG ACACAGAACCTCCAGTTGTGACATGTTCAAACGTTACCCTCCCATCCGAATCACCTAACTTCTTCAGTGGCCTGGTAGAAGGGGAATCCTACACGTATGACGACAACAACCCTGACCCAGATGGGGTATCGTACAACTTCACCAAAGACATGGACCTGATGGAAGGTGTTACTGGAACTATTATCCCACCGGGCGAAACACATGTGACTCTCGTTGCAAAGGATACCTTTGGTAACACAGCCACCTGTGTCTTCTACGTAAAGAATGCTT TGGCTGAGCTCCCGGTCAATTGTCCACATCTAGAAGATACAGCAATCACCGACCCGGGCAGGAATACTTATACCTTCGATCCAAATATTGGAGAAAGCAACATCACAAAATCTCTTCCCGGGTATATATATTACGGGGATAAGCACCGGGTAGCATTGGATATGACACTAGGAGGTTTTCCGGTTGGAAGTAATGTACCCATAGGATCCCATGAGATGGTTGTTCTCATACGTGATGAAGTCCTGACCAAGACGTGCAGAAGCATCTGCACTGTTAAGG AAAGGCCAAAGTCAAATGGCTCTGTACCGGTCCCCATTATTGTGGGCTCTGTTCTTGGATTTGCTCTGGCTCTCCTTGTTTTCTTCATCGTCAATAATTGCTGTCAAAAGGTACCGGGTAGATCCAGACTTGAGACTTGCAAAGAAAGGTTTAGACTCGTCATGGCAG AAAAACATGAAGAGAATGAAACACAATTCTCTCGGCCTCAGCAGGATACAGGCATTGATCTTCAACTCATCAAGGACGCCCCCAGTGTCAATTCATCTTCTACTAACATCAAAGATCTAGTGATGGTTTGGTTTAAACAGCATGAAGATCAAACCGACTCAGGATGTGGTACGAGCCTCGATCCAAGAGCTCATGAAAACATGCAGGACGACTCCAATCCTCTGCACGGGTCTGAAGGAAAGAAG ATGCTTAAATGCGAGGTTCATCTTGATTCAGGAGTTGATATCGACTCGAGTGGGAACTTTAGACATGATAAAGGATACGGGAGTGTCGATGGCATTAGAGAAGCGAGTGCAGGCACTTGTTCGCCATTAATGAACCATCAAGATGCACCTTTATAG